The genomic stretch CGGCGTCTCGGGACCTGCGCCGTCAGACGTCGCGGGATCGGACGCTTCGGGGGTGAGCGTGGGCGAGACAGGTGCGCTCGAGTCGGGGAGGTCCAGGACGAAATGGGTGGGGAGGGGGTCCAGCCAGGGGCTCGGCTGGGTGGGGACGCCGGCCAGCCGGGCGGCCTCGATGAGGGCGTCGGCGACCAGCGTGAGGTCCGTGACCGCCGATTCCTCCTCCGGCTCCGGCGGAGGTGGGAGGGATTTGCCGAGGGAACGCCAGGTTACGTCGAGCACCCGGACGGTCGCCGCATGGTCGGCTCCGCTCGGCGACGTGGCCGGTCTCGCCGGGCTGCGGCCTCCGACTCTGGCCGTTTGCACCGCGGTGGCCGCGCCCACCCCCGAACGCACGTAACAGCGGCCCGGTGTGGACTTCGAGATGTGGGCCGCGTCAGGCAGGTCGATGACGTCCGACGACTCGGCGGGCTCGGTCACGCGAAGTGCGATCCGCAGGGACGTGTTGGCCTGGATGTCGGCCGTCACCACGCCCGCCGGGCGCTGGGTGGCCAGGATCAGGTGGATGCCCAGTGAGCGGCCTCTGCGGGCGATGTCCACGAGGCCGGCGACGAAGTCGGGCAACTCGGCCACCAGAGCGGCGAACTCGTCGATGATCAGCACCAGCCGCGGCAGCGGGACGTCGCCCGCGTAGTCGTCGATGTCCTTGGCCCCGGCCTTCAGCAGCAGTCGCTCCCTGCGCCGGATCTCCGCCGCCAGCGAGTCGAGCGCCCGTTGCGTCAGGTGGCCGTCGAGGTCGCTGACCATGCCGACCGTGTGCGGCAGGCGTACGCACTCCTTGAACGCGGCCCCGCCCTTGTAGTCGATCAACACGAACGTCAGCTGGTCCGGCCGGTTGGCCACCGCCAGCGTGCAGATCAGCGTCTGCAGCAGCTCCGACTTGCCCGCGCCCGTGGTGCCGGCGATCAGGCCGTGCGGCCCGTCGAGCTTGAGGTCCACCGAGAACGGTCCCTCGGGGCCGACGCCGATCAGCGCGCGGGTGGTGCCATGGTCGCGCCACCGGGAGGCCAGCTCCTTGCCCGACGGGTCGGGCATGCCCATCAGGTCGAGCAGGCGGACCGCCCCGGGCAGGTTGCCCGCAGGGTCGTCCCTGCTCACGTCGCGGATCGGAGCCAGTGACCTGGCCAAGCGGTCGCACCAGGCGCCCGACACGAAATCGCCCAGCACCGGGCCGATGACGTCGAGGCCGCCGCCCCGCAGGTGCACGAGGCCGTCGCCGCCGCACGCGGCCACTGTCTGACACTCCTCCGGCAGCAGGCGCTGGTCGTCGTCGATGGCGAGCGTGTACACCCCGGCGCGGGGTCCCTGGCGCAGCACCTGCGGCATGTTGGGCAGGCCGCGCAGCACCTGGGCGCCGTCGAGGATCACCAGCACGTCGTAAGGGCGCACGTCGTAGGAGGAGAACGTGGGCTTCTCGGATCCGCCGAGGTCGTCCCAGCCGCTCGGGACCTTGCCGAGCTCGGGGATCTTGGTGTTCTGGCGCTCGTCGATGAGGGCGGCGAGCTCGGAGACGCGGCGCGCGGCCGACTCGGGGTCGGTGCCGACCAGCGCCACGCACTCCTCGCCGGCACGTGGCGCACAGTGCGGCAGCCAGCGCATCCAGCCCCAGCGGTGCTCGGCGTCGGCGTGCGCCGACACCACCACGATGGCCAGGTCGCGGGGGCTGTGGAGGGTCGCGGCCTGGGCGATCAGCCAGCTCGCCAGGGCGGCCGCGGCGCCTCGCGGACCGGTGACCCCCGCCACTCCCAGCCGCCGCATCGGCAGTGCCACGGGCACGGAACGGCAGATCGGTGGATCGATGGGTCCGCCCTGCTCCTCTGACAGCTGCAGATCGGCGGGCAGGTCGGCGAGACCGACCCGCAGCCGGAGCGCGTCGGAGTCGTGGATCCTGCGCTCCCACAGCCGCCTGCGCGGCCCCGTGGCTGTGAGCAGCACCTGGGCCGGGTCTGGAGCGTCGGCTCTACGGGCGGCCTCGTCGGCGACCCTGGCCTGCTCGACCACCTCGTCGAATTTCTGGAGCCGTTCCTTGTATTCCTTGATCGCCTTCTTGTGCTGTTTCTTGCCGTGGCGGCGGTCGCTCCACCATTGGCCGATCATGATGATCGGCGTCATGAAGGCGATGAGCAGGTAGTACCACTGCCCCAGGGCGATCGCCAGCGTCAGCCCCAGCGCGGCGGGCAGGAGCGCGGCCAGCAACTGCAGGCGCAGCCCTTCGTTCCTGCTCGGCTCCTTCGGCTTCACGAACGTGCGCTCCGGCTCGGGGCGGCGCAGCCTGGGCGGGCGGTTGTACGCCACGCCGCCCTCGCTCCTGGGCGTCAGGTGCGCGTCCTTGGCCTCGATCGACGTCAGGACGAAGACCGAGGAACCACAGGTCAGCACCGCCTGGTCGATCCATTGGACGGGCTCGGTGAGCGGCCGGCCGTCGAGCTCGGGCACCTCGCCGTAGCCGGCCGCGAGCTCGGCCGCCTCCCGCTCGGCGACCCGTGCCGTCAGCTCGGCGACCTCCTCGGCCCATCGGCCCTTGAGTTTGAGCTTGGGCGCGTCGCCCGGCTGCTGCCACGTGCGCTCCACGGTGATCGCATCCGGCGTCACGCGTACGGTCACCGCCTCCGGGGCGAGCGCCGGATCGGCGGCGGCGATCGCGCACATCGGATCGGAGCCGATGATGTACGTCCCCAGCCCCAGCCGGTGCACCGCCCCTGCCGCGGGCCCGCCCACCACCCGCACCTCGGCCACCCCGCCCGGCTCTTCGACCACCGTGGCCCGGGCCAGGCGAGGGTCGAGCGTGATCTTGTCGCCGTCCCGCAGCACGGAGGTGGCCGGGGCGCGCGGGTCGAGCGGGCGGCCGTCACGCCATATGACCGGCTCCTGCCCGCCCGGCATAGCCGGCTCCTGACCGCCCGGCGTGACAGCAGCCTGCCCGCCTGGCATGGCCGCCTCGTGCCGGCCGGGCCTGCCGGCGCGGTCAGGCCGGCGCGGGCGGGGCACGTGCAGCCCGGCGTCGTCGGGCGCAGGCCCGCGTCCGGCGGACATGCCGTAGGGCGCTCTGGCTCTGGGCAGCCGGACGACCGTCGCGAGCGGCCCGGCGTCGCTGAGCGCCGCACTCACCCTGGCCACTGTGGTGTGGTCGTCGCCGTCGATCACGACGTCACGGTCGCCCTGCCCGCCGAGCACGGTGAGCATGATCCGCATGGTGCCGTCTCCTCGCTCGACTTCGGCCGCCAAGGTAGCGCCCGAAGCGGGGCGAGACCGGCCGGTTGACATCAATGGCATGACCGACCGGCCATTCGTCGGTATGAATCCGTAAAAGCAGTTGATCCTGTGCCTGATGTGACGCCAGTGGTAATCGCGCGGAACTAGCCGGAAAAATCCCCATCCGTCAACTCGATAGAAACAATAAGCATCGGTTATTTCCCGTTGACATACCGTCACCTGCGAAACGAGCATTGGTCCTCGCATTTCGCCCCCGCCGTTCGGACCAGCCCCACATAATGGCGTGGATTCCACAATTCACATTGGGAGCCCCCCACCCATGAGGACCAGTGAAAAGCCTGCCGTCAACGCGGCGGCGGGGTTGTCCGGCCCGGCCTCGCGCAAGCTCCCCGTGCCACCCCGCGAACGCAAGCCGGCCCTGGCCGCGCTCGCCGTCCTGCTCATCCTCGGCGGCGCGCTGGCCACGACCCTGCTCGTGCTCAACAGCGGCGACCGCGTCTCCGCCATCAGGGTCACCCAGCAGATCGGCGCAGGTCAGAAGTTCCCGCCCGAGGCGCTCGAAGAGGTGAAGATCGCCGAGACGGGCATCGACTACGTCAGCTGGTCGCAGCGCCAGCAGGTCGTCAACAGCTTCGCGGCCGTCACGATCCTCCCCGGCACCCTGCTGACGAACCAGATGGGCGTCCGGGCCAGCACCGAGCTCGGCGAGGGAAAGGCGACGGTCGGATTGGCGCTCAAGCCAGGGCAAATGCCCGCCGGCATCCAACAAGGCGACCGCGTCCAGGTGATATTCGTGCCGAGCCGCTCGAGCCAGGGACAAACACGCGTCCTGGCGTCCAGCGCGCTCGTCTTCGCCTCGGGCGACAAGTCCAGATCTGGAAATTCCGGCCAGATCACGGTGGTCGTGGATTCGGCGGCCGCGGCGGAAATAGCGGCGTTCGCCTCCACCGGTGAGATCGCGGTGGCCGAGCTGCCGGGGGCACGCTGACGTGGGACTGATCGTGCTGGCCGCCGACAAGGGCGCGCCGGGGGTGACGACGGCCGCGACGGCCATGGCCGCGGTCTGGCCGCGGCCGGTGCTGCTGGCCGAGTGCGACCCGGCCGGCGGCGACCTCGCCTACCGTCTGCCCGCCGCCGACGGCGGCGTGCTCAACCCGGGCAAGGGCCTGCTCACGCTGGGCGCGACGGCCCGGCGCGGCCTGGAACCCGCCCAGATACACCAGCACACGCAGAAGATCATCGGTGGGCTGGACGTGCTGGCCGGGCTCACCCACGGCGAGCAGGCCGCGGGTCTCACCTGGTTGTGGGGCCCGCTCGGCAGGTCGCTCGCCGGGATCCCGAACGCCGACGTGATCGCCGACTGCGGCCGCCTAGGAGCGTACCCGCAGCTCGGCGACCTGCTGGCCGAGGCCGAGCAGGTCGTGCTGCTGACCAGAGCGACCCTCGACCACGTCGCCCACCTGCGCGAACGCCTCCAGATCACCAAGGCCCACGGCGTGGTGGTGATCGCCGACCCGCGCGCCTACCGCGCCTCGATCGAGGACGTCCGCAGGATCGTCGGCCCCAGCGTGCAGTTCGTCCACGGCCTCGCGTACGACCCCAAGGGCGCCGAGCTCCTGCGCGGCCAGTGGGGCGGCCGCCTGGACCGCTCGCTCCTCATCCGTACGGCTCGCGACCTGGCGGCGAGGCTGGTGAGCCACCGATGATCGATCACTCGCTGGTCAAGCGGTTCCGCCAGGAGGTCGGCGACCGCCTGGCCCATCAGCGCAGGCTCGACCAGGCCAACGGCCTGCCCGCGATGACGGGGGAGGACGAGCGCCAGTTCGCCAGGGCGCTGATCTCCCAGGTCCTCGAGGAGCACGCGCGCAGCGAGATCGGCCTCGGCCGCACGCCCCCCACGGTGGAGGAGGAGGAGGCGCTCGCGGCCGGCATCCATGCCGCGTTGTTCGGCGTGGGCCGCCTGCAGCCGCTGCTCGACGACCCCGAGGTCGAGAACATCGACATCAACGGCTGCGACAAGGTGTTCGTCAGCTACGCCGACGGCCAGGAGCTCATGCACGACCCGGTCGCCGAGTCCGACGACGAGCTGATCGAGCTGATCCAGATTCTGGCGGCGTACTCGGGCCTGTCGAGCAGGCCGTTCGACACCGCCAACCCACAGCTCGACCTGCGCCTTCCGGACGGCTCCCGGCTGAGCGCGGTCATGGACGTCACGGTGAGGCCGGCGGTGTCGATCCGCCGCGCCCGCCTGGGCAAGGTCTTCATGTCCGATCTAGTCGGCAACGGCACGATAAGTCCGGACGTGGGGAGGTTCTTGAGCGCGGCCGTCGCCGCCCGCAAAAACCTCATGATCGCCGGCTCCACCAACGCCGGCAAGACCACCCTGCTGCGGGCCCTGGCCAACGAGATCCCGCCCAGCGAGCGCCTCATCACCGTCGAGCGCGCCTTGGAGCTCGGCCTCGACCAGTTCCCCGAGCTCCACCCGAACGTCGTCGCCTTCGAGCAGCGCCTGCCCAACTCCGAGGGGCAGGGCGAGATCTCCATGGCCGAGCTGGTCAGGAGGTCGCTCCGGATGAACCCCAGCCGCGTCATCGTCGGCGAGGTCCTCGGCGACGAGATCGTCACCATGCTCAACGCGATGACCCAGGGCAACGACGGCTCCCTGTCGACCATCCACGCCAACTCCAGCATGGAGGTCTTCAACCGCATCGCCACCTACGCCCTGCAGGCCAGCGAGCGCCTGCCCATCGACGCCACCCACATGCTCATCGCGGGCGCCATCGACTTCGTGGTCTTCATCGAGAAGCGCAACGACTACCACCGCGGCGGCACCCTGCGCCGCTACGTCTCCAGCATCCGCGAGGTCAACGGCTGCGACGGGCGCGTGTTGTCGAGCGAGGTGTTCGTCCCGGGACCCGGCGGCGGCGCCGTCCCGCATGCCCCGGTCTCCTGCCTGGACGAGCTCATGGCGCACGGCTACACGCCGGGGGGATGGTGACGGATGCCGCTCACGTTCGACCCGCTCGCCCTGCTGGCCGGCGCCGTGGCCGGCGGCGGCCTGTTCCTGTTCGTCCTTTCCCTGTACGGCCTGCGCCCCCGCCCGCCGCAACCCAAGCGGCACCTGGTCAAGATGTTGACCACGCGCGCCGCGATCGCCGCCGTGGCCGCCACCGTCGTCTTGGTGATCACCCGCTGGCCGGTCATGGCGGTGGGGACGGTGCTGCTGGTGTTCGCCTGGCGCGGCCTGTCGGGCGGCGCGGCCGAGGAACGCGCGGCCATGCGCCGCCTCGAAGGGCTCGCCGCCTGGACCGAGTCGCTGCGTGACACGATCGCCGGCGCGGCCGGGCTCGAACAGGCCATCCCGTCGTCCATCAGGGCCGCCGCGCCCACGCTCAGGCCCCACCTGCGGGCCATGATCGACCGGTTGCACACCAGGATGGCGCTGCCCGAGGCGCTCGCCCTCTTCGCCGACGAGCTCGACGACCCTTCGGCCGACCTGGTGGTGGCCGCGCTCATCCTCAACTCCAAGCTTCGCGGCCCCGGTCTGCGCGACGTGCTCGGCGCGCTGGCCGTCTCGGCCCGCGAGGAGCTCGACATGCGCCGCCGCGTCGAGGCCGAACGCCGCTCGACCAGGCGCAGCGTGCAGATCGTCGTGATCACGGCGCTGCTCTTCGCCGGGATCCTCGTCGTGTTCAACCCCTCCTACGTCGCCGAGTACGAAGGCCTCCTCGGCCAGGCCGTGCTCGTGGTCGTGGCCGGGCTGTTCGGGGCGGGGTTCGCGTGGATGAGACGGCTGGCCAGGTTCGACAAACCGACGCGGCTGCTGACGGGAGGGGGCGGCAATGGTTGAGGGCGCGCTGGCCGGCGCCGTACTGGGGCTCGGCCTGTTCGTGTTCCTGCGGGCGCTGTTCCCGGCCCGCCCCGGGCTGGTGGCGCGGCTGCTGGCGCTGGACGCCGTACGCGAGGACGCCGGCGCCCCGCGTATCCAGCTCGTGCTGCCGGACGAGGAGGTCAGCGCGTTCCGCCGCGGCCTCGGCGCGCGGCTCGCCCGCCTCTACGGCGCCCGCGGCTGGGAGGCGAGATCGGCCAGAGCGGACCTGGCCTTGCTGGGACGGTCGTTCGAGGCGTTCCTCGCCACCAAGGCGCTGCTGGGTGCCAGTGGCCTGCTGGCCTTCCCGCTGCTGCTCGGCTGGCTGGTGCTCATGGAGTGGGGCGCCTCGCTGACCATCCCGTTCTGGACCTCCGTGCTCGTGGCGATCCTGTTCTTCTTCCTGCCCGACCTGCAGGTGAAGAAGGAGGCGGCGGCGAGGAGACGCGACTTCCGCCACGCCGTGAGCGCGTTCCTCGACCTCGTCTCCATGAACCTGGCCGGCGGTCGCGGCGTGCCCGAGGCGCTCATGATGGCCGTCTCGGTCAGCGGCGAGCGGCCCAACTGGGCGATGGGCCGCATCCGCGACGCGCTGAGCGGCGCCAGGATCGTCGGCATCACCCCATGGCAGGCACTCGGCCAGCTCGGCGAGGAGATCAACGTCGACGAGCTGCGTGACCTGTCCGCAGCGCTCGGCCTCGTGGCCGACGACGGCGCCAAGGTACGCGCCTCGCTCACGGCCAGGGCCGCCACCCTGCGCCGCCGCGAGCTGGCGGAGATCGAGGGCCGGGCGGGCGAGCGCTCGCAGTCGATGCTCGTGGCCCAGCTCCTGCTCTGCGCCGGATTCGTGATTTTTCTCAGTTTTCCCGCCGCAATGAAGATGTTGGGGGTCTCATGAACCATCCCTGGATCGTTTACCTCACCGCGTGGCTGAGCCTGCGCATCCACCGCGCCCGCACGGCGCCCACCCGCGGCGCCTCCGCCGTGGAATGGGTGATCATCACCGCCATCATCGCCGGTGTGGCGCTCGGCCTGGCCACGTTGATCAGAAGCCTGGTCGAGCAGCAACAGGAGCAGATCCGGTCGAACTTCGGCGGCGGCGGCGGCGGCGGTGGCGGCGGCTAGGCCCCGCGACGGCGAGCGCGGCGTGACCGCGGTCGAGCTGGCCATCCTCATGCCGGTCGTGCTCGCGGTGGTGCTGCTCATCGTGCAGGTGGCGCTCTGGTTCCACGGGCGGCAGGTGGCCGAGGCGGCCGCCAGGGAAGGCGCCCGCGTGGCAAGGGCGGCGCCGATCGACTCGGGCGACTGGCCCGGTGCGGCCACGGCCAAGGCCACCGACATCGTGCGGGCCATCGGGCCGCGGCTGCTCGGCAACGCCACCGCCACGACGTCCGAGCGGGAGCCCGACCAGCGCTTCGTCACGGTGACCGGCAGCGCCGTGCAGGTCATCCCGCTGCTGCCGCCACTCACGTTCACGATCACCGCCACCGCGGGCGGTCCCGTCGAGTGCTTCCGCCCCGACGACGGCGGCGAGGACTGCGGATGACGACCAGAGATCCCGAGCGCGGCTCCATGGCCGTGGAGACGGTCATGCTGGCCCCGCTCTTCCTGCTGTTCCTCATGTTCCTCGTCGGCGCCGGGGTGCTCGTGGAGACCCAGGGGCGGGTCAACGGGGCGGCCAGGGACGCCGCCAGGGCGGCGTCGGTGCAGCGTACGTTCGACGAGGCCGAGGCGGCCGCCGAGGCGATCGCCGAGAGCACGCTCACCGGCCCCTGCGGGTCGCCGTCGGTCACGCTGGACGGCTCGGCGTGGGAGCAGGGCGGCCAGGTCCAGGCCGAGGTGACGTGCGAACTCGACCTCGGCTTCCTCGGCTTCGGCGGCACCAAGCAGATGACCGGCACGGCCGTGGTGCCTCTGGAGCAGTTCAGGAGGATCGATGAGTGAACGCGGCTCGATGTCGGTGTTCACCGTGCTGTTCTCCGTGGTCGTGTTCCTGCTGGCCGGGCTGCTGGTGGACGGCGGGGCGGCGATCAACGCCCGGCTGCGTGCCGCCGACGTGGCCGAGCAGGCCGCGCGGGCCGGCGCCGACCAGATCGACGTGGACCACCTGCGTGCCATCGGGGAGACCAGGCTGCTCGGCGACGACCAGGTGTGCGCGCGGGCCGACGAGATCGTCGCGGCCCAGGGCGGCGACGACGTGACCAGCGGCGAGTGCTCGGTGGGGCAGGGGCAGGCACTGGTGACGGTCACCGTGTCGGTGCGGTGGGAGGCGTTCTTCCTCGGCGCGATCGGATTCCCCGGCTCGGAGATGACCGGCCAGGCGACCGCCGCGCCCGAAGCGAGATAGACCGAATCGCTCCACTCGATGGATTGCGGAACGCACGAGGCAAGACGCTGGACCGGAGACCCGAAGGGCGCGGAGCCCCCGAGGTAAAGGAGACAGAGAGGCGATGCCGACGCGAGAGCCCGCGCGTCCCCAGGGGCGGCACACGTCCGCGCGCATGCCCGCCAGACGCAGCGCCGGCGACGTGGTCGCCGGGCTCGCGGCGCTGGTCGTGCTGGTCGCGCTCGTGGGCGGGGTGCCGTACGCGCTGCTCACGTTCGTCGGGCCCCCGCTCAGACCGGAGCTGCTCGACCTCGAGACGCTCACCAGCCGGGTCGGCCCCAGCACGATCGTGGCGGTGCTGGTGCTGCTGGTGTGGCTGGCCTGGTTCCAGCTGTTCGCGTGTGTGCTCGTCGAGGTGTACGCCGGGGTCCGCCGGGTGGGCATGCCCGCCCGCGTGCCGTTCTCCGGCGGCACCCAGGCCCTGGCCAACAAGCTCGTCGGCGCCGTGCTGCTGCTGTTCACCACCGGGGCGATGCTCGCGCCGATCGCCAAGCTGACGCCCACTCCCGCCGCACCTCCCGTGACGGCGGTGGCGTACTCCGCGCCGATCGTCGAGAAGGCGATGGAGACGAACAAGACCAAAAAGGTGTACGTCGTCCAGCCGCCGCACGGCCGCCACCACGAGAGCCTGTGGGAGATCGCGGAGAAGTGCCTGGGCGACGGCCGCCGCTATCCCGAAATTTACCGACTCAACCAGGCGAAAGTGCAGCCGGACGGCACCCGCCTGAAGATGGCTGATCTGATCAGGCCCGGCTGGGTGCTCGACATGCCGGACGACGCCAGAAACGTCCACATCGTCCCTGTCGACCAGCCGCGCGAGGAGACGCTGCGCGACCACCCGGGCCGGGCGCAGGTGCCCGACCACATCGAGAAGAAGAAGGACGACGTCGAGCGGAAGACCGAGAAGAGGGGCGAGGCCAAGCACCGCCTGCCGGAGCAGCAGGACCAGCGGCGGCAGGAGCCCGAGCAGCAGGAGCAGCCGATCGTCCGCGAGAGCCAGGGCGACGACCTGGTCGAATACCTGGCCGCGGCCTCGCTGGCCGCCGCCGGGCTGCTCCTCGTGCTGGCCAGGCGGCGCCGCGAGCAGCTGTGGAACCGGGTGTTCGGCCGCAGGATCGCCCGCCCGCGCGGCGACGCCGCCGAAGCCGAGGTCGCGCTCCGGCTGGGCGGGGACGCGCCGGGCGCTCGCATCCTGGACATCGGCCTGCGCCTGCTCGGCGCCGAGCTGGCGGCGCAGCACCGCACCCCGCCCATCGTGTACGCGGCCCACCTGTCACCACGCACGCTCGACCTGTGGGTGCATCCGCCGGCCCCCGACCCGCCCGCGCCCTGGACGGCGGAGGACGGCGGCCAGGTGTGGCGGCTGCCCGCCCACGAGGGCCGCATGCTGGCGGAGAACCAGCTGGGCGGAGCGCCGTACCCGGGGCTGGTCTCCATCGGCACGAACGTGCACGGACGGGTGCTCATCGACCTCGAAGCCGCGCAGGGCCTGATCAACGTACGCGGCACGCAGACCACGGCCGCGCTGGCCGCCCTCGCCGTCGAGCTGGCCACCAACCGCTGGTCCGACCGCATGCGCGTCACGCTCGTCGGCTTCGGCGAGGAGCTGACCGCGATCGCCCCCGACCGCATCAGGGCCGTCGGCAGCCTGGCCGAGGTGCTCCCCGAGCTGGAGGCCGCCGCGGCGCCCCGCAGGGAGGTGCTGACCGGCCGCATCAGCGGCAGCCCGCGCGACGCCCACTACCTGCTGTCCGCGGTCGCGCCCACGCACGAGGAGGCGCGCCGGCTGGCGCTGCTGGCCCGCAGGGACACTGCCGGGTACGTCGTCGCGGGCGACGTCCCGCACGCCACGTGGACGCTGGAGATCAGCGACGACGGCAAGGCCAAGATCGCCGAGCTGGGGTTCGAGGTGGATGCCCAGCTCCTGCCCCGCCGCCACTACCGGGCGCTCGTCGATCTGTTCCGCACCGCCGGGCGGCTCGACGGCGAGGCCATCCCCGAGGCGGAGCCGCTGCCGGGACTGCACCCGCCGGCCGTCGAGATCAGGATGCTCGGCCCCATCGAGTTGCTCGGCCTCGGCCCGCTGGAGGAAGGCCGGCTCGCGCTGGCCACGGAGCTGCTGATCTACCTGGCCACACACCCGGGCGGCGTGCATCCCGTGGTGCTCGGCGGGGTGTTGTGGCCGCGTGGCGTGCAGGACATGGTCAGGGACGCCACGATCGCCAGGGTCGCCGAATGGCTGGGACCCCGCCACCTGCTCACCGACGGAGCCGGGCGGCTGCGGCTTGGGCCCGAGGTGCGTACGGACTGGGCGTTGTTCCGGGAGCTCGTTCGCCGCTCGCACGTCGACCCGATGGCCAGGGCCGTGCTGCTGGAGAAGGCGCTCGGCCTGGTCAGGGGGCCGCTGCTGGCCGGTCGGCCGCCCGGCAGGTACGCGTGGCTGGCGGCCGAGGACCTGGAGTACGACGTGGCCGCCGAGGTCGCCGACGCGGCGCACCAGCTCTGCGAGATCAGGCTCGCGCAGGAGCAGCCGGACGCCGCGGTGGCGGCCGTACGCGCGGCGCTGCTGCTGGCGGCCGACGACGAGGGCCTGTGGCGCGACCTGCTGCGGGCCACGCACGCGACCGAGGACGTCGTACGACTGCGCGCCGTCGTCGAGGGTCTGACCAGGAGAGCGGCCTCGCACCCGTACGGCGGCGGGATGGCTCCGGAGACCGAGGCGTTGATCGAGGAACTGCTGCCCACGTGGCGCATCCACGTCGTGAGGGAGTCGTCGG from Nonomuraea polychroma encodes the following:
- a CDS encoding BTAD domain-containing putative transcriptional regulator, with the translated sequence MPTREPARPQGRHTSARMPARRSAGDVVAGLAALVVLVALVGGVPYALLTFVGPPLRPELLDLETLTSRVGPSTIVAVLVLLVWLAWFQLFACVLVEVYAGVRRVGMPARVPFSGGTQALANKLVGAVLLLFTTGAMLAPIAKLTPTPAAPPVTAVAYSAPIVEKAMETNKTKKVYVVQPPHGRHHESLWEIAEKCLGDGRRYPEIYRLNQAKVQPDGTRLKMADLIRPGWVLDMPDDARNVHIVPVDQPREETLRDHPGRAQVPDHIEKKKDDVERKTEKRGEAKHRLPEQQDQRRQEPEQQEQPIVRESQGDDLVEYLAAASLAAAGLLLVLARRRREQLWNRVFGRRIARPRGDAAEAEVALRLGGDAPGARILDIGLRLLGAELAAQHRTPPIVYAAHLSPRTLDLWVHPPAPDPPAPWTAEDGGQVWRLPAHEGRMLAENQLGGAPYPGLVSIGTNVHGRVLIDLEAAQGLINVRGTQTTAALAALAVELATNRWSDRMRVTLVGFGEELTAIAPDRIRAVGSLAEVLPELEAAAAPRREVLTGRISGSPRDAHYLLSAVAPTHEEARRLALLARRDTAGYVVAGDVPHATWTLEISDDGKAKIAELGFEVDAQLLPRRHYRALVDLFRTAGRLDGEAIPEAEPLPGLHPPAVEIRMLGPIELLGLGPLEEGRLALATELLIYLATHPGGVHPVVLGGVLWPRGVQDMVRDATIARVAEWLGPRHLLTDGAGRLRLGPEVRTDWALFRELVRRSHVDPMARAVLLEKALGLVRGPLLAGRPPGRYAWLAAEDLEYDVAAEVADAAHQLCEIRLAQEQPDAAVAAVRAALLLAADDEGLWRDLLRATHATEDVVRLRAVVEGLTRRAASHPYGGGMAPETEALIEELLPTWRIHVVRESSA